One part of the Thermoanaerobacterium sp. CMT5567-10 genome encodes these proteins:
- the ybeY gene encoding rRNA maturation RNase YbeY — translation MNILIDNRQDKVDIDGLDKIVEDVVKTALEVEGIVDDVEVSVSFVDNEEIHKLNKYYRNVDRETDVLSFPLVEFEEIYSDIDEENNDEDDAIGPEPIGDIVISLERAKQQAEEYGHSFIREVAYLTAHSMFHLMGYDHETDEDRKIMREKEDEVMRRLKIER, via the coding sequence ATGAATATTTTGATTGATAATAGGCAGGATAAAGTTGATATTGATGGATTAGATAAAATTGTAGAAGATGTTGTTAAAACAGCTTTAGAAGTTGAAGGCATTGTAGATGATGTGGAGGTAAGCGTATCATTTGTCGACAACGAAGAGATTCACAAATTAAATAAATATTATAGAAATGTTGATAGAGAAACAGATGTATTGTCGTTTCCTCTGGTTGAATTTGAAGAAATATACTCCGATATTGACGAAGAAAATAATGATGAAGATGATGCAATAGGCCCTGAGCCAATTGGAGACATAGTGATTTCACTTGAGAGGGCAAAACAACAAGCGGAAGAGTATGGGCATTCTTTCATTAGGGAGGTAGCATATCTTACAGCTCACAGCATGTTCCATCTAATGGGGTATGATCATGAGACAGATGAAGATAGAAAGATAATGAGAGAAAAAGAAGATGAAGTTATGAGACGTTTAAAAATAGAAAGGTGA